One Eubacterium sp. AB3007 genomic window, ACAAGGTCTATATCAGCCCATTGACCCAGCTGAATATCGATGAGAACACCCGGGTGCCGACCACGGATGAGCGCATGCTCCGCCGGATGGTACGAGACTACCAGTTCCGTGGACACAGTGCGGCAGATACCATTCGGGACTGGCCAAAGGTGCGGGCCGGGGAGGACAGGAATATCTTCCCCTTCAGCGAGGAGGCGGACGTGCTGTTCAACTCCTACTATGACTATGAGATCGCGGTGCTGAAGAAATACGCAGAGCCGCTGCTTCAGGAGATCCGTCCGGACCAGCCGGAGTATGCGGAGGCCATGCGGATCCTCAAGTTCTTTGAGCCCATCAAGATCATCGAGGATGACAGTCAGATCGCCAACAATTCGATCCTGCGGGAATTCATCGGCGGGAGCGTTTTTGTGGAATAGACATCGAATGGAAAGGAGGAGAGGATGAGCGACATCGATCTGAGCCAGGAACGGTTCAAATTTTTCCAGCATAGGGAGTGTGAGTTTTTCCCATGTCACAAGACAAATGACCCGGATACTTTCAACTGCCTGTTCTGCTATTGTCCGCTGTATGCGTTGGGGACTAAGTGTGGCGGCAACTACAAGATTACCGACAATGGGGTCAAGGATTGCTCTGGGTGCATATTCCCCCACGTAAAGGGCAACTACGACAAGGTCAACGCACGATTCCAGGATATCGTGGAGATCTCGAAGCAGCAGTCGGAGGAGTAGAAGCTGGGCCCAAAGACCTGGGCGGGCAGACATGTGTCAAAAAACGCGTACCAATATTATCGAAAAAAGATTGAAAAGACTTGACTACATGGTCCAGAAAAGTCTATAATATAAATGCAATTGAAATGCAGTTTCGTGTTCTCGCCTGCGGGATGTGACGCAGGGGAGCTAAGAGGGAATCGGGTGAAGATCCCGAGCGGTCCCGCCACTGTGATAGGGGAGCGGCTCCGGTATACCACTGGCGAAAGCTGGGAAGGTGGAGCGCGGTGATGATCCTTAAGCCAGGAGACCTGCACGGAAACGTTTCTCATTCGGCGGTGAACCGATTCGGAGAGACACAAGCATCAGCGAATACGGGCTGTGGGCATATCCACAGTCCTTTGTTTTTCCTCAGAATGAGAGAAGACAAAGGCCACCATGAATCCTTAGATAATAACGGAATCACTGTGGAGCCCCAATTGCTTTTCATTCTTTTTTCATTCTGAGGCAGGACCCGTCACCCTGCCTCATCCCTTTTTTTGTTTCCAATGAGGATACCTTGACTTTTTCTGGGGACTGTGATGTAATTGAAGCGGAGTTATGGGTTAGAGAACTGAATATTTGGAGAGTTACTAACGGAAGTCGGGTGCGATCCCCGTACTGTGTCTCAGCAACCGTAATGTGCGTATGCAACGAGTCGGGAGACGAGTGACTGCTCCGATGATGTACTCTGAGGTAGTTACAGCATCGACGGAAAGATACATTCCTTTGGATGGAATGACTTTGTTTTCATGAGCGACTACTTCGGTAGCCGCTCTTCTTGTTTAAGACCGGCGTTTCGGCAAAGGGAGGCTGGCGAAAGACTACCAGAGAGTGTAAGCTATCAGTGTTTTAGTAGAAAGGAGAGAGTATGCAACAGACACTGAAGAGAATTAGCATGCTCCTTTTGGCGATGGTCATGATTCTGACCTTCATGCCAAAGGAGACCTTTGCTGCAGAGAGTGGATCCGAGGGATTCCTGTCGGCGGTAAGAGTAGGGGCGGCACCCGGCTATACGGTGAGCCCCGCGTTCGAGGGGGCTCCCGGGGAATACACCTTTGAGATGCCGGAGAACATAACCACTCTTGCCGTTGCGCCTACCAGATCGGAGGCCGGCAAAGATGCTACGATCACAGCCAAATGGGTGAACCAGAATACCGGAAAGGAATCATCTGGTAAGATCACCGGGAACTTCCTGAATCTTACAGGTTTCCGAAAGGCGGACACCGCTTCCGGCTGCAGCTTCAGCCTGGAGTGTGAGAAGGCCGGGGAGACTCAGGTCTACACCTTCACCAACAAGGTGACCAGTCATCTGAAGGGGCTGAAGATGGAGGCAGGCGGAAGTACACTGAAGTATGCCCCTGCTTTCAAACAGGACACCATGGAATACGCTGCGACCGTTCTGGACAGCACAGAGAAGGTGAGCGTAGAAGCAACGCCGTATGCGGCAGGCTATGAGGTGACCATCGCAGGGCAGAAGGCAGAGGATGGGAAAGCCGAAGTTGCTTTGACAGGAGAGACCACCGAGATTCCCGTTGTCGTACAGGGAGCTGGCTTTGAGGCGACCACCTACACGATCAGTGTGAAGAAGATGGCGTCCTGCGCTGTCAGATTTGAGACAACTCCGGAGGACGCCAGTGTTTACATGACCGATCCGGATGGGGACCGGGTGATGCCTGCCGCCGACGGCACATTCAAGGTGAAGGGAGGTATGGACTATAATTATACTGTGACCAAGGCTGGCTACGTTGGACAGAAAGAGAAACTCAACGTGGCAGAGGACACTGTGCGGACAGTCACTCTGGAGAAAGCCGCCTCCAATACGGAGATCGATCCTTCTATTCCCTCTGTTTGGCCCAATTTCCGCGCCAGCGACAACAACATGGCGATCGTGGATCTTCCAACACCGACATCTGCGGACATGACACAACTAAACTGGGTCAACCGGGAGGGTAGTTATTCCTGGCCGCAGATTCTGGTGGGAGACAAAGTCGTCTCAGCAACTGGCAATTCGCTCCGCCTGATCGACAAAAAGACCGGAAAGACGGAGCAGACCACTGCCATGGCAGGGGCACAGAACTACACAAACGTCCCCATGACCTACAAAGATGGCGTCATTTACTGTCCGCTGGACAACGGTGCAGTGCAGGCATTTGACGCCGGTACGCTGAAATCCCTGTGGGTGTTCAGAGATCCCAAGGGGGGACAGGCGCAGAGCACTGTAGTTATCTCCGATGGATACGCCTACATGGGCTTCATGAACAACGGTAACGGAGATGTGCATTACGCCTGCTTCTCCATTACAGACGAGGATCCGGAGAAGGAGAATGAGATCAAGCTCCCGACATGGACCCATACGCAGGCAGGTGGCTTCTATTGGGCCATCCCAGTGGTGGTTGGAGACTATCTGGTGATCGGTACAGAAAACGGTACCACTAACGATAAGGATCCTGGACAGATCATTTCCCTCGACAAGAAGACGGGAAAGGTGATGGATCGCCTGGACGTGACCGGAGATGTGCGTACAGCCGTCGCCTATGACAAGGCAACGGATCGGTATTATGCCTCCACGACAGGTGGAGAGGTGGTATCCTTCAGTTTCGATAAGGCGACCGGCAAGTTTAGCGACAAGAAGAGTTCGGAAGCCATATCGATGCTGGCGAAATGTACGCCGGTGGTCTACAAGGGTGTCGTCTATGTGGGATCTGGTAATTTCAAGAGTGGAAACATGATCGCTCTCGATGCGGATACCCTGGCAACAAAGTGGACAGTACCGCTCAAGGGCAAGGGCCAGACTCAGGGATCCTTCATCCTTTCCACCGCTTATGAAGAGGAGAGCGGATACATCTATCTGTATGCGACCTATAACGGTCTGCCTGGAGGCATTGACATGGTCAAGGTCAAGCCGGACGAGACGGATGCAGCCAATGTCGTCGTGGAACAGATCTACGATGCGGAAGGCTATTCTCAATACTGCAATTGCAGTCTGATCGCAGATGAGAACGGATGTCTGTACTACAAGAACGACACTGGGAATGTATTCTCGGTAGGTCCGGTCACAGCAGCGATCGAGTCTTTGACAGCAGAGGGTGGCACCCCGGCATGGGACAAGGAGTTCAAGAAGTCCAAGGACAACTACAACGTGACCGTCACGCCGGGCACCAAGAGCGTGAAATTCAGCTTTGTGCCGGCCGAAGGAAGCACTGTGGAGATGAATGGCAAGGAGCTCACCGGCAACACCTGTGACGTGAAGGTCAGAGAGGGAAAGGCCGAGCTGGTCCTTACCGCTGTTTCCGGAAAGAACACCAAGACCTATACGGTGAATATCCGCGAAAGGAAGGAAGACGCTCTGGCAACCATCATGGTCAACGAGTCAAACTCTTACGGCAGTGCCAAGACCATGAGTCCGGAGTTCGATCCGGAAGGAAAGGCATTTGCCGTATATAAGGCAGGGGCCTCCCGTAGTTTCGAAAACGTTTGGGTAGATCCCAGTGATGCCAATGCGACTGCAAAGGTCTACGCCCTCTCCGGTGTTCCTGAGAACAGACTGAGTGACAAGGAGACCGGTGAGATCAATGTCACTGCGACAAACAACGGTCACCATCGGTATGCCTGCTACTTCGATCAGTCAAACGCTACCGCATCGCCGATCAAGCTGAAAGTCGTGGTCACCGCTGAGTCTGGGGAAGTCACCAAGGAATATCTGCTGACCATTACCAAGGCGTCCTATGCGGATAGCGAAGACGCACAGAAGCTTTGTGACAGCATGGACCCATCCGCCTATGTCGGTGCCGCCAAGGACGCAGTTGCTGAGGCCAAGGAGAATCTGCAGAAGGCGCTGGAAAGCGGAACACCTGCCCAGATCACAGAGGCTATGACCGCTGCGCAGAAGGTGCTCAACGAGAACAAGACAACGGCGGAACTTCTGGAAGAGCAGGAGAAGAAGCTGGCGCAGGCAATGGCGGAACTGGAAACCGCCAAGCAGGATATCAAGGACGCGCAGGAATCTGCGGACAACGCCATGGAGGCAGCAGAAAATGCACAGAAGGCCGCCGAGGACGCACAGAAGGATGCGCAGCAGAAGATTGATGAAGCTAATCAATCTATCGAGGATCTGAAGAAGGCGCTGGATGAGGAAAAGGACAAGACTAAGGATCTGGAAGCCAGGCTGGATGAAGCGCTGAAACAGGTCGAGGCAGCACAGCAGGCCGCGGAGAAGGCGCAGAAAGCTGCCGAGGCTGCACAGAAGGCCGCCGACAAAGCACAGGCTTCTGCAGGAGGAGCAAGCAAGCAGGCGTCTTCCGCAAGCGCAACAGCAGGAACTGCCGTCAAGAAAGCCGATAAGGTAGCTGCCACACAGGCGAAGGTACAGACTGTCAAGAAGTTTAAGACAAAGGCCAAGAAACACAAGAAGGCTGTCCTTTCCTGGAAGAAAAACACCAATGTCAGCGGCTATCAGGTCGCCCGTGCCAACAAGAAGAAAGGCTCCTTCAAGGTGATCGCTCAGCTGGACGGAACTAGCAAGGCAAAGTTCAAGGATACGAAGCTTAAGAAGGGGAAAAAGTATTTCTACAAGGTGCGCACCTTCACTAAGGTGGGCGGCAAGACCGTCTACGGAAAGTGGTCGCCTGTGAAGAAGATCAAGGCAAAGAAGTAATATGAGTATGAATAAGAAAATGCTCCGGGGAGGCAGGACCGCCTTCCTGGGAGCACTGCTCACTGTGACATTTTGTCTCCTGTGCTCCGCGTTCGTTTATGCGGAGCAGGGAGATACAGTCACTGTTTACATGACCATCAGCAATGACAGTGAATTCGTTGCCGGAAACAATGCGGATGGTACCATCATGGCCAGGGTTCCGGTGGAGGTACCCTATATGGATCTGAAGGATTACGGCCTGGAAGATTTCTATCGCTACGAGGCCAAGAGTTTTGACGAGGGGGGCGGGTATACCGATGAAAAGGTCCTTGTTGAAAGGCCAACTCTCCTGATGGCATACATCAAGGCACTGGGCGACTACTACCTGGGAAGAGAGCTGACATCTGAGGATGTGGGCACTGAAGCGTTGACCATCGAAGGCGGGCCCTGTAGCCTGTTCATGCCATGGTTCTGGGGACACGATCAGAATTTTCTCTACTATGTGAATCACTCTTTCCCCCTGATGGCGAAAGGAGTGGGAGCCACTGCGGATTATATTCTCCTGGAGGATGGAGATGAGGTGGATGTGGCGATGTTCTCGGATTGGAACGCATATCAGGTGGGGGCGTTTGCCTTTTTCGCCGATGATGGCGGTGAGGTGACTGTGGATGCCGGAAAGCCCTTCCAACTGAGGCTTCGGAGGGTTGGCACTCAGGAACAGGATCCAGAGGAGACAGCACCGGTCTTTCCCATGCCGGGTGAGACACTGCGTGTCAGCCGGGACGAGGGATACCACTGGAGCCCCGAGGATGGGTTCGTAACGGATGAGAAGGGGAATGCGACGTTATCCTTTGACGAGCCGGGCAGATATCTCATCAGTGCCGGTCCGCATTTCCTGTGGCAGGACTCTGTAGAAGGAGGCAGCAACCCTTGCGTTGCGCCACCCATATCGGTGGTGACAGTGAAGGGGGATGATCCCGGAGCGGAGCCTACGCCAAAGCCTGAGAAACCGGCGAACACAAAGCCTGCGACCAAACCGGCCCCGAAAGGTCCGGCAAAGGCCAATACTGCCCGATTCACTCCAGCAAAAGTATCTTTGTCTAAGGTAAAGAAGGGCAAGAAGAAACTCACTGTGAGCTGGAAACGGCTGCCGAAGAACGTCTCCGGATACCAGATCCAATGCACCCCGGTGAAGGGTGGCAAGGCGAAGGTCGTCAACGTGAAACAGGGAAAGAAAAAGACCCTGAAAAAGGTGGTAAAGGGACTAAAGAAAAAACAGACGTATACGGTCAGGATCCGGGCCTTCCGCAAAGCCGCGGGTAAGACCTGGTACGGTCCCTGGTCCGTAACGAAGAAAGCAAAGGTGAAGTAATCATGGAATCGGGAGGTCTTGCGAAGCCAGAGGAAATGGGTTAAAATGAAAGCAACTGTTTTCTAGGAGGTAGTATGAGCGATATAATTACAGCCATTCAGAGCGAAACATGCAAGGCGATCCTTGGCAAGGAAGACATCGTCAGGAAAGTTCTGGCGGTGATCATTGCCGGTGGACACATCCTGTTGGAGGATATTCCGGGTGTGGGGAAGACTACCCTTGCCTTGGCCTTCAGCAAGTCCATGAATCTGAAGTTCAACCGTGTCCAGTTCACACCGGACGTAGTACCCTCTGACATCACTGGATTTACCGTCTATAACAAGGAGACAGGTGCCTTCGACTACAAGCCCGGCGCCGCTATGTGCAACATCCTTCTTGCCGATGAGATCAATCGTACCTCCAGCAAGACACAGTCATCTTTGCTGGAGGTTATGCAGGAGGGGAGCATCACCGTGGACGGACAGACCCGAAAGGTGCCGGAGCCCTTCATCGTCATCGCGACCCAGAACCCAATCGGCACGGCAGGCACCCAGATGCTCCCGGAAGCACAGCTGGACCGTTTCATGATCCAGACGTCTATCGGATATCCGGATGCGGCGGCCGAGATCAACATCCTGAAAGACCGTCGTGAGACAGATCCTCTGGCAAGCATCCGCAGCGTTGCCGGCGCGGAGGCGATCATGGCCATGCGTGCCCAGTGCCGGAAGGTCTACATCCACGACAAGATCTATGAGTACATTACCGCCCTTTGCCGCGCGACACGGGAGCACGAGCTGCTCCGACTGGGGATCAGCCCTCGCGGTGCCCTGGCCCTCTGTGCCATGAGTCAGAGCTGGGCTTATCTGAACCGACGGGGGTATGTGGTGCCTCAGGACGTTCGGGAGGTGTTCCCCGATGTGGCCAGACACAGGCTACTGCTCCACTCCCGAGCGCATGTGCAGAACAGAGAGCAGGGATCCATTATTCAGGAGATCCTGGAGAAGGTGCCTGCTCCAGATGTGAAACCATGAAGAAAACAAAGATCATATTCCTGCTGTGGATCCTGGCTTTCCTGTTGATCTACCTGCGATACGGTGCAGCATCGTCGATATTGGCGGTGCTCTTTGCCGTACTTTACGCAGGGCTGGCTTTTCTGATCACCAGGGTGAGCGGCCGTCACCTGGAAATCGACATTACGGGGAGCGGCATGGTGGAGAAGGATGCGGTGATGCCCGGTACCATCTGCATCCGGAACAAAGCCCGGTTTCCCGTGTTCCTGGCAGAAGGACGCGTGTCTGCCCGAAACCTCCTCACAGGAGAAGAGCAGATCCTGCCCCTGGCGGTCTCCCTCTGGCCCAGGCAAAGCAGGGAAGAGTGCGTACAGATCAGGGAGAAATACTGCGGACGCATCGACATGACCGTAGAGGATGTTCGGATCTATGACCCTCTGAAACTGTTTGGAAGGCACTTGGATGTCGCGGGCACCGGCACGGGATTCGTGGCTCCGGCTATCTCTTCTATGGAGATCCCTGCAGAGTATCTGGACTCTTATGACATGGAGAGTTATCAGTATTCCCAGTACGAAAAAGGGAATGATACCGGAGAGGTGTTCGGGATCCGGGATTATCAGGAAGGGGACAGCCCCAAGCAGATCCATTGGAAGCTGTCTGCCAAGATGGACGATCTGGTGGTGAAGATCCCCTCTTATCCGATCGAGAACAACATCCTTCTGATCCTGGATAACCTGCTGTCACCGGAAGCTGAGGTGAGTCCGGCGGATAGGAGCAAACTGATGGAACTGTTCTGGTCCCTGTCCGCCTGCCTGCTTGAGAAGGGGATGACCCACAGCGTCGGCTGGTATGATGGAAAGGCGGCAATTTTCCGGCGCCAGGAGATCAAGGACAGGGAGGCGATGTGGAACACCATGCCCGATGCGCTGAGCTGCGGATTTGGACGCAGCGAGTATTCCACGGTTTATCGATACCTTGAGTCTCTGGAGGACAGGGGCTTCAGCAATCACTTCCTCGTGACCGCACAGGAAGAACGTGATATTGACAGGTTGGAGAATTACGGTGCAGTTAAAGTATTCAGAACAACACAGTAGCTGGCAGCAGAACGTTGCGGATGCCATCTCGGCACTGGCCCTCAGTGTCTCTTTTGTAGCACTCTGGGTAAGCGGTCTGGGGTTGGAGTGGTCCTTTGGCCGAATCCTGAAGGGGAATCCACTGAAAGGGCTTCTCAGTGCATGGAATCAGTTGGCAGAAGCGTTGGGAAAGAGCGTCTACATGCTGCTGCCCAGATTCAGCGGTGGTTACAGCGATGCCGGGGAAGCAATGCCCACCGGCGCGTTCCTGACACTGTCCGCTCTTTTACTCGCAGGTCTGATCTTCCTCATGATCCGAAGCAGAATGCGCCCTTGGTTGTTGCTCTTCCTGCTGCCATGGATCTTCCTGATGTTTGTTGCGGATATCGCGCCGGGATTCCCCTATATGCTGGCGTTTACAGGTGCGCTTGCTGTGGCCTGGGTACAGATGGGAGGAGGTACCTTCCGCCAGGGGACGGCGATTGCCTCGATCGCCCTGGTCCTGGCCATGACGCTGGGAATCGGTGTTTGGGTAGATCGTGCCTATTCCTTTGATCCCGCAGGGCTTACCGGCAGGACCGGTGCCCTCATGGAACGGGTCCTGCATGCCCGCTACGGCAGTGGTGCCCTGAAGAACGGTCAACTGAACAGTCTCTCCGGTAAGGCACTGGCCAAGGAAAGAGGCAGTCTGTCGAAGCGGCAGAGCGTGCTCACCGGTGGCAGCAAGGACAAGACCAAGACGGCGCTGGAAGTGAAGGGGAAGGAGATGGATTCCTACTATCTGCGGGGATACGTAGGAGAAAAATACAGGGGAAACCGCTGGGAATCACTGCAGACCAGCGTCTATTACGAGGGGCGAGATACTCTGTATTGGCTCAACAAGGGAGGGTTCGATGGGCTGTCCCAGATGAGCAACGTAGCCGCCCTGGTGGATGAAGAAGCAGAGAAGAAGGCTTTGTCCATCAAGGTGAAGCATGCTGACCGCTCGCAACTCTACATCCCCTACGAGATGAGGGGGACGGCGAAGATACTGCCGAAGGGAAGCCGGAACTACGCGGGTAGTTTCCTGGGGTCGTCACGGCTCTTTGGGAGCCGTTCATACAAGCTGGATTGTGAGAATAACATGACAGGCAGCTGGACGGACTGGGTCGGACAGTTATACTCGGCGGGATTCAGCCCGGAGATAAGCGACTACTTCCGCAACGAGAGCCACTATAACGTCTGGTGCTACCAGAAGGATACCGAGGTGCCGGAACAGCTCTGGGAAACCCTCTACACGGAATTGGGGGATCCCGGGGAGCAGACCGGTAACCACATGGACTACAAGGAAGCCATCTCAATCACCCAGGACTACCTGGCACAGAATTATGTGTATTCGGATAACTTCAGGAAGATGAGCCGAAAGAAGGACTTCCTCGCCGGTTTTCTGAAGTCCCGCAAGGGCTGCGATGTACACTACGCCAGTCTGGCCACCATGATCTTCCGGTATTACAGGATCCCTGCCCGCTACGTGGAAGGATACCTGCTGACCCCGGCGGATGTGGAGAAGGGCAGCAAGGTCGAGCTTGGTCAAAGCCACCAGCACGCCTGGACGGAGATCTATGTAGACGGTTACGGATGGGTCCCCATCGAGACCTGCCCGGACTACCAGGGAATCATGGAAGAGGCAGATATGGAAACCGGTCTGGAATCCATGTCCTATGACAGCACGATGCAGGAAACTCCACCACCGGAGTCGGATGAGGCGGACGAGAGCGAAGATCTGGACAACGTAAGCAAGCTGCTTCGGAAGATCGGCCTGGTAGTCGGGATCGCCATGCTGGCGCTGTTTCTGCTGGTGTTCCTTTTCTTCCTTGGCCGCAGGGGGTGGAAGGCCTGGAGAAGGCACAAAGACTTCACGCATCCGCAACCGCGGCACGGGATCTGCGCCATGTACGGGTACATGCTCGAGGAGAAGCTGCCTCTCAGTGAAACGGCTGTGACCATCGGGGACGCAGCGGCCTTCAGCCCGTTGGAGATGGAGGAAAAACACCGGACACAGATGAAGGACGAACTGGTCCTCAGCAAGGTGAAGGGGAAGCGTGCGCGGAAGGAAGAACGTAAGAGAAAATGGAAGGAACGTAAACTGCCGAAGCCTTGGAAGAGAAGAAAGGAGAGGCGTGCATGAAAAACAGATTGATCAATGCACTGCACCGACTTCCTTTGCCCGGAGATGAGCGAACAGGGAGACTCAGTCAGAGGGCGATCTTTGCCATCGCCGCCGGCGTGCTTGTGGTGCTCCTGGCGCTTGCCACCGGATTGTTTTTGAAGCATCAGAGCGGTTTTGTTCCGGAAAACAACGTGGATACCCTGGACATAGAGCGCTCCCAGGTCTACCTGACCGGCGTAGGCTATGCCATCGACAAGAAACAGAAGGATGATCACGACGAGATCGAAGATCAGCTGGAGGATATAGACGATATAGAGGAAGACGATCTCTCGGATTCGAATAACCGGCGTTTTACACCGCCTACCTATACTCCGAGACCGAGGTATACGCCGCGGGCAGGCTCGAGGTATAGCTACAACGGCAACCGCAAGCGTACCACCAAGTCCCAGAAGTCAAAAACAAAGAAATCCGATAAGAGCGAAAAGAAGTCACCGGGCACCGGAAATCCTGATGAGAAAGCGCCGGAGGGAACGGATCCAGACGATGTGAGGAAGCCTTCTGGCGGAGACAGCGGCAATACAGAGGAAGAGGACTCCAGGAAACCGACGGTGAAGACCAGCATCGTGGATGGAGAGAAGGTGGAAGGCACCCGGTACGACTTTTGGATCACCGCCACGGATTACAAGGGCAACAACATCCCGGTGTATTCGGTGGGAGAGGGAAAGTTCTCTGTTTCCTGCAACGGGACGACCCTGAGCAGTACCGGCGAAAGCGGCAAGAAGACCAGTTTCCGCGCGGAGCTGCAGGACGGGAAGAATACCTTTGAGATCAAGGCAGAGGACAGCGAGGGGCGAAAGCGTACTGTCTCCCGTTGGGTAGATTGTAACGCAGCAGGAGAAGCAGAGAAGGTGGGCACGGTCTCCGTGACCATCAGTGCGGATATCCTGGGACTGGGAACTATCTACAGCACAGAGGTAGAGATCGAGAAGGGAGACTCTGTCAAGGA contains:
- a CDS encoding DUF58 domain-containing protein, whose product is MKKTKIIFLLWILAFLLIYLRYGAASSILAVLFAVLYAGLAFLITRVSGRHLEIDITGSGMVEKDAVMPGTICIRNKARFPVFLAEGRVSARNLLTGEEQILPLAVSLWPRQSREECVQIREKYCGRIDMTVEDVRIYDPLKLFGRHLDVAGTGTGFVAPAISSMEIPAEYLDSYDMESYQYSQYEKGNDTGEVFGIRDYQEGDSPKQIHWKLSAKMDDLVVKIPSYPIENNILLILDNLLSPEAEVSPADRSKLMELFWSLSACLLEKGMTHSVGWYDGKAAIFRRQEIKDREAMWNTMPDALSCGFGRSEYSTVYRYLESLEDRGFSNHFLVTAQEERDIDRLENYGAVKVFRTTQ
- a CDS encoding fibronectin type III domain-containing protein: MSMNKKMLRGGRTAFLGALLTVTFCLLCSAFVYAEQGDTVTVYMTISNDSEFVAGNNADGTIMARVPVEVPYMDLKDYGLEDFYRYEAKSFDEGGGYTDEKVLVERPTLLMAYIKALGDYYLGRELTSEDVGTEALTIEGGPCSLFMPWFWGHDQNFLYYVNHSFPLMAKGVGATADYILLEDGDEVDVAMFSDWNAYQVGAFAFFADDGGEVTVDAGKPFQLRLRRVGTQEQDPEETAPVFPMPGETLRVSRDEGYHWSPEDGFVTDEKGNATLSFDEPGRYLISAGPHFLWQDSVEGGSNPCVAPPISVVTVKGDDPGAEPTPKPEKPANTKPATKPAPKGPAKANTARFTPAKVSLSKVKKGKKKLTVSWKRLPKNVSGYQIQCTPVKGGKAKVVNVKQGKKKTLKKVVKGLKKKQTYTVRIRAFRKAAGKTWYGPWSVTKKAKVK
- a CDS encoding cysteine-rich small domain-containing protein, producing the protein MSDIDLSQERFKFFQHRECEFFPCHKTNDPDTFNCLFCYCPLYALGTKCGGNYKITDNGVKDCSGCIFPHVKGNYDKVNARFQDIVEISKQQSEE
- a CDS encoding DUF4430 domain-containing protein; the protein is MKNRLINALHRLPLPGDERTGRLSQRAIFAIAAGVLVVLLALATGLFLKHQSGFVPENNVDTLDIERSQVYLTGVGYAIDKKQKDDHDEIEDQLEDIDDIEEDDLSDSNNRRFTPPTYTPRPRYTPRAGSRYSYNGNRKRTTKSQKSKTKKSDKSEKKSPGTGNPDEKAPEGTDPDDVRKPSGGDSGNTEEEDSRKPTVKTSIVDGEKVEGTRYDFWITATDYKGNNIPVYSVGEGKFSVSCNGTTLSSTGESGKKTSFRAELQDGKNTFEIKAEDSEGRKRTVSRWVDCNAAGEAEKVGTVSVTISADILGLGTIYSTEVEIEKGDSVKDAMKAAFAKGGYTGSFSGSYLAGISKKNIAKNAHISDDVRAEMEERRKTEKDPDKQDKNSLKEHDFYDSSGWLYSVNGDFPDVGTGSYKLEDGDEVAVIFALDTGVY
- a CDS encoding MoxR family ATPase, whose product is MSDIITAIQSETCKAILGKEDIVRKVLAVIIAGGHILLEDIPGVGKTTLALAFSKSMNLKFNRVQFTPDVVPSDITGFTVYNKETGAFDYKPGAAMCNILLADEINRTSSKTQSSLLEVMQEGSITVDGQTRKVPEPFIVIATQNPIGTAGTQMLPEAQLDRFMIQTSIGYPDAAAEINILKDRRETDPLASIRSVAGAEAIMAMRAQCRKVYIHDKIYEYITALCRATREHELLRLGISPRGALALCAMSQSWAYLNRRGYVVPQDVREVFPDVARHRLLLHSRAHVQNREQGSIIQEILEKVPAPDVKP
- a CDS encoding cadherin-like beta sandwich domain-containing protein — its product is MQQTLKRISMLLLAMVMILTFMPKETFAAESGSEGFLSAVRVGAAPGYTVSPAFEGAPGEYTFEMPENITTLAVAPTRSEAGKDATITAKWVNQNTGKESSGKITGNFLNLTGFRKADTASGCSFSLECEKAGETQVYTFTNKVTSHLKGLKMEAGGSTLKYAPAFKQDTMEYAATVLDSTEKVSVEATPYAAGYEVTIAGQKAEDGKAEVALTGETTEIPVVVQGAGFEATTYTISVKKMASCAVRFETTPEDASVYMTDPDGDRVMPAADGTFKVKGGMDYNYTVTKAGYVGQKEKLNVAEDTVRTVTLEKAASNTEIDPSIPSVWPNFRASDNNMAIVDLPTPTSADMTQLNWVNREGSYSWPQILVGDKVVSATGNSLRLIDKKTGKTEQTTAMAGAQNYTNVPMTYKDGVIYCPLDNGAVQAFDAGTLKSLWVFRDPKGGQAQSTVVISDGYAYMGFMNNGNGDVHYACFSITDEDPEKENEIKLPTWTHTQAGGFYWAIPVVVGDYLVIGTENGTTNDKDPGQIISLDKKTGKVMDRLDVTGDVRTAVAYDKATDRYYASTTGGEVVSFSFDKATGKFSDKKSSEAISMLAKCTPVVYKGVVYVGSGNFKSGNMIALDADTLATKWTVPLKGKGQTQGSFILSTAYEEESGYIYLYATYNGLPGGIDMVKVKPDETDAANVVVEQIYDAEGYSQYCNCSLIADENGCLYYKNDTGNVFSVGPVTAAIESLTAEGGTPAWDKEFKKSKDNYNVTVTPGTKSVKFSFVPAEGSTVEMNGKELTGNTCDVKVREGKAELVLTAVSGKNTKTYTVNIRERKEDALATIMVNESNSYGSAKTMSPEFDPEGKAFAVYKAGASRSFENVWVDPSDANATAKVYALSGVPENRLSDKETGEINVTATNNGHHRYACYFDQSNATASPIKLKVVVTAESGEVTKEYLLTITKASYADSEDAQKLCDSMDPSAYVGAAKDAVAEAKENLQKALESGTPAQITEAMTAAQKVLNENKTTAELLEEQEKKLAQAMAELETAKQDIKDAQESADNAMEAAENAQKAAEDAQKDAQQKIDEANQSIEDLKKALDEEKDKTKDLEARLDEALKQVEAAQQAAEKAQKAAEAAQKAADKAQASAGGASKQASSASATAGTAVKKADKVAATQAKVQTVKKFKTKAKKHKKAVLSWKKNTNVSGYQVARANKKKGSFKVIAQLDGTSKAKFKDTKLKKGKKYFYKVRTFTKVGGKTVYGKWSPVKKIKAKK
- a CDS encoding transglutaminase-like domain-containing protein gives rise to the protein MQLKYSEQHSSWQQNVADAISALALSVSFVALWVSGLGLEWSFGRILKGNPLKGLLSAWNQLAEALGKSVYMLLPRFSGGYSDAGEAMPTGAFLTLSALLLAGLIFLMIRSRMRPWLLLFLLPWIFLMFVADIAPGFPYMLAFTGALAVAWVQMGGGTFRQGTAIASIALVLAMTLGIGVWVDRAYSFDPAGLTGRTGALMERVLHARYGSGALKNGQLNSLSGKALAKERGSLSKRQSVLTGGSKDKTKTALEVKGKEMDSYYLRGYVGEKYRGNRWESLQTSVYYEGRDTLYWLNKGGFDGLSQMSNVAALVDEEAEKKALSIKVKHADRSQLYIPYEMRGTAKILPKGSRNYAGSFLGSSRLFGSRSYKLDCENNMTGSWTDWVGQLYSAGFSPEISDYFRNESHYNVWCYQKDTEVPEQLWETLYTELGDPGEQTGNHMDYKEAISITQDYLAQNYVYSDNFRKMSRKKDFLAGFLKSRKGCDVHYASLATMIFRYYRIPARYVEGYLLTPADVEKGSKVELGQSHQHAWTEIYVDGYGWVPIETCPDYQGIMEEADMETGLESMSYDSTMQETPPPESDEADESEDLDNVSKLLRKIGLVVGIAMLALFLLVFLFFLGRRGWKAWRRHKDFTHPQPRHGICAMYGYMLEEKLPLSETAVTIGDAAAFSPLEMEEKHRTQMKDELVLSKVKGKRARKEERKRKWKERKLPKPWKRRKERRA